GGGGGGCTTGTTACTGACATCCATCTTCCTTCGCTAGAGACTAAAATTGCGATTGTAAAAAAGAAAGCAGAATTGAGTGGTGAGATACTGCATGACGATGTAGCTCATTTTATTGCGGCAGCAACAGTTGCAAGCATTCGTGAGTTGGAAGGCGCTTTGATTCGAGTCATGGCGTATTCATCATTAACCCAGGAAAGAATAACCGTAGATGTTGCTAAAAAAGTGTTGGGCTACCCATTAGATGTTAAGATGGGAGGAACCGATTTTGACGCCATTGTAAACTGTATGCAAAAGTATTATCCCTATAATCGTGCGCAGTTATGTTCTAAAGCGCGCAATCAGGATCTTTCATTTGCGCGACAAGTTGCTATGTATTTATGTAAAACGGTTGCCAATAAATCATTGCGTGAAATCGGTGATTTTTTAGGTGGCCGAGATCACTCTACTGTTGTACATGCGATTAATAAAATTAAGCGCTATGCTGATGAGCAGGAGGGCTTTCGCGAACAACTGAGGCAGATGGAGCAAGATACTCTACGTTAGATGTATATTGCTGCGTGCGGAGTTGTCTTTTTGTGCAGAATATCATGTTGTTTGCGCAGTGTCCCAACAGGTGCTTATAGTAAGTGACATGGTTTTTAAAGGTTATTTCTTTTTTAAATCCAACCATAGTAGGAAAATGTTCGGTATCAACAATAACGAATTTGTTTGTATCTTTTTCGATGATGAAATTTGCAAGATGTGGGTCAACTTGTAAATGTAAAAAATTACAGAGCTCTATAGCAAATTTACGTTTTTGTGGACTGGTATAAGCGGGCGCTGGATGTGATTCTATTGCGTCAGCGATAATTGCGTATATCCCTGGGATTTGTATATTGCAGGTTGGTTTTTTGCCAATGTTTTTACTGGTAATATCTACCCAAGGGCAACCCTTAGGCAACCATGCCCATTTGCGCGGTATATCAACGCGCTGCGCCCAATAAGGGTCTGTTTGTAATTGGTTCTGTACATACTGGTGATTAACAAGGCGAGTAAACCCGGATAAATGTCTATTGACGCCTCCCCCCATATAAAAAAGATATATAGGAATAAAGCCTTTTTCCCAGGGGTTAGTAAAGCTTTCTGGTGTTTCAATAAACAGTTTTACAATGAAAGGCGCATGTTTGTTTTTGACTACCAAAAGCCCAGAAGCTTTTTTGCGATTAAAATCTTTTTTTTGAATAATCGTAAAATCTGTATAACTATGTTTCATTAATTTTATTTCTTGGAGAAGTTGCTCAATCTGTGCGCTTAATACAGTGCTGTTAATAGATTGCGTTGGGTTATATCGGAATGTAAGGGGATGATTTTCTGGTAATAGGAACCCTCTAAATTGTTTTTCATCAAATGTGCCAAACCATGGATATTCTTCTAAATGCGCATTGCGTAGTGTATGCGTTTTATTAGAATCAACCCATTTAAAGGTTAATTCTGGCATCTGCGGATCAATGGGTCTCTGTGGGCTGCGACTATGTATAGCAGACGCTATCAAGAGCACGAATGTTGTAATTATTTTATATATATAATTCACCTGGTTTATCTCTGTAAATTGTTATTAAATATATAAACACGTTTACGGACTTTATATTATTTTCTGCTTACAATAACAGGAGTGTGCAATATATAGCAAGAAAACATGGATAAAGTTTTTAAAAAGAGTTCTTGTTGTATATAGCTATATCTGTGTATAAATTTTATCAGTTATTGTTTTTTTAAATACTCTGTTGATAATATAAGCCTGTAATTTTAATTGTCTAGGCAATGATTTTTTTTGTTGGTTGATGTTCTTGAGTAACTGGGGTAGTTTCAGTAAGAAAAGTAATAGGAGAGATATGGTTATATAGTGTTATAAATCATTATAAAAAAAAGGAAGGATATGAAGCAATATGAGTTATTAGAGCGAGAGCATGCATTGTTGAAGCACCTTGCACAGCTCCCTAGAAAAATATTAACACTCCATGGTCGTGAGAATGTTACTGAGTTTGTATTGCATGATTTATGCGATATAAACTGTTTTAATTTAAATAAAGCAGCGTATTTTATAGATAATCCGGATTTTAATATCACTAAAGGTGTGGCAGGATTTTCACGATCTGATGTACCAATCAATGGTCAAATGGCGTGGAAAGATCCAGTAGCATTTAGTCAACATATGGCGCAATCAGAATTTAATAAAAAAGTTCGTAAGATAATGCAGGGAAGTCTATCTTCAGAAAAGCACGATCATGAAAAAATAGCAGGAAGGCTTGCGGATGAACTAGGTTTTAATAATCATGCGTTCTGTAATGTGACTATGAAACATGATAATCACGGGTTTGTTTTATATGAAAAGGTAAATACGCACGATACTTTTGCTGACGATCATATGGTGAACGGTCTGAGTTTGTTGGGTTTTTGTCCTATTTTTTAAGAAAACAATACAAGCCGGGAAGATCATGCTGTGCGAGATACGTGATTGTTGCTCCGCCACCTGTTGATAAAAAGTCTATTGATGATTGTAGGTTGCTTGCATAGACAGCTGCAATTGAATCACCGCCACCGATTACAGAAAATCCATTCGATTGTGCCATCGCATTAAAAATTGCTTGAGATCCAGTTGTCGTCTCTTTTCGTTGCATGCTTCCCATTAATCCATTATAAAAAATAGTCCCGGCGGTATGTATTTCTTTTGAATATGTTGCAATTGTTTTTGGGCCAATAGAAATTCCAACATCGTTCGTGGGGATTGTATCAGAATCTATAAATGATAGCGCTCCGTTAAATGAACCTTGAGCAATTTGATAATCTTGCGGAAAGTAGACCTTTATATTTTTGTCTTGTGCCATTGTTAAGATTTCTTCGCATGCAGATAGATCGCTGTCGGCAACCAATGAGTTTCCGACAGATTTTTTTTGTGCCTTTAAAAAACTGAATACAATTGCGGGACAGAGTAGTAAGGTATCTATTGCATCAAGCATTCCATGAAGGAGTGGTATTTTGTCTGATACTTTTCCACCGCCAAGAATGAATACAAATGGTTTTGTATGATTATAAAGAAGGGTGTTTAATGCTTTTAATTCATGCTCTACAAGTAGGCCGATAGTGCGATGACTGTCTGGGTATAATGTTGGCAGAAGGGTGATCGATGTGTCATTTCTGTGTAGTGTTGCAAAAGCATCATTAACATAATAATCACCTAAAGTCGCAAGTTGTTGTGCAAAATGAAGGTCAGATGATTTTTCTTCGGGGAAAAACCGAAGATTTTCCAATAATAAAATTCTGTTTTGATCGATGTGGCTTTTTTCAGTTGCAGCAGACAACGTTGGTTCAAAGTCTATTGCATATCCTTCGTTGGTAAACCAAGGGATTAAATGGCGTGTGGATAAATTCGGTTCACGATTTTTAGGGCGTCCGATATGGGTCGCAAGTATAATCTTCCCGCCGTTTTTTTGTATCAGATTAATAGTAGGCAATAATGCACGTAAGCGATAATCATCAAGTATGATTCCTGCCTGTAAGGGGACATTTAAATCAGCGCGCAAAAAGACCCGTTTGTTTGTTATATTCCATGTGGGTAATGTTGATAGTAAAATTTGTTTGGTCATGTGAGAACCTTTTTTATGCATCAAAGCGTAAAATGGTAGCTATCTCAATAGTGCGAGTAGTGCGTACGGGGATCCATGTTGCAATACAACTTAAAATAATGGCGATAAAAAAAACAAGAATAAAAATATGCATTTCTAAAGCAATCGGTAAATGAGAAACATAATATACATCAGGCAGGGTGATAAACGGATATCGTTGTAGTAGTAAACCGGCTATTGCTGCAAGAGTAAGTCCGGTAATAGAACCAAGCAATGCAATTATAAAGCCGATCATCATAAATATCTGTGCAATTGTGCCATCGGTCATTCCCAGCGACTTTAAAATTGCGATATCAGTTTTTTTCTGGGTGATGTGCATAAAAAGTAGCGATATGATGTTCATGCTTGCAACGAGTGTGATGAGCGCGAGGATAAAAAACATAGCATATTTTTCTAGTTGTAGTGCTGAAACTAACGCAGGATACAGATCTTTCCATGAGTAGACTTCAAGGTTAAATCGTTTTTTTAATTTATTAACGGTATCAGGTTCATCTATTCCTTTTCTGAGTTGAATATTTATTTGTGAAACTCCTTCGTCTGGCCAGATGGTATTAACAAAAGAGATTGAGCAGATAATTAATCCTGCGTCGACTTCTTCGATGCCGGTGCTATATATGCCGCTCACCATAGCAACTTTTTGTTCAAACTTTATTTTGTTACTGCTGCTAAAATCATCAACTGGTGCATACAAAATAAACAGTTCTTCACCAGGCGTGACATCAAGTTCTTGTGCAAGTTTTTCGCCGATAATAATTTGATTGCTTTGTAATAGATCGCTGAGGTTGTCAGTAGGTATATTTTTTTGGGTTATTTTACTTGCAATGGTAGTCGTCTGGATATCTCTTTTGGGATCAATTGCTTTTACCATGACTACGTGAGTTGTATCATCAGATTTTGTTGTGCTTT
This genomic interval from Candidatus Babeliales bacterium contains the following:
- the pgk gene encoding phosphoglycerate kinase: MTKQILLSTLPTWNITNKRVFLRADLNVPLQAGIILDDYRLRALLPTINLIQKNGGKIILATHIGRPKNREPNLSTRHLIPWFTNEGYAIDFEPTLSAATEKSHIDQNRILLLENLRFFPEEKSSDLHFAQQLATLGDYYVNDAFATLHRNDTSITLLPTLYPDSHRTIGLLVEHELKALNTLLYNHTKPFVFILGGGKVSDKIPLLHGMLDAIDTLLLCPAIVFSFLKAQKKSVGNSLVADSDLSACEEILTMAQDKNIKVYFPQDYQIAQGSFNGALSFIDSDTIPTNDVGISIGPKTIATYSKEIHTAGTIFYNGLMGSMQRKETTTGSQAIFNAMAQSNGFSVIGGGDSIAAVYASNLQSSIDFLSTGGGATITYLAQHDLPGLYCFLKK
- a CDS encoding FtsX-like permease family protein encodes the protein MHYITFLLAWRYIRGAQKQSNISIMITICFIGITIGTFSLALILSIMNGFEKATHEKLQGINPQIQLRAYGNELNVPEISSIIDSEFPEVDCYSPTIIKQAILQSTTKSDDTTHVVMVKAIDPKRDIQTTTIASKITQKNIPTDNLSDLLQSNQIIIGEKLAQELDVTPGEELFILYAPVDDFSSSNKIKFEQKVAMVSGIYSTGIEEVDAGLIICSISFVNTIWPDEGVSQINIQLRKGIDEPDTVNKLKKRFNLEVYSWKDLYPALVSALQLEKYAMFFILALITLVASMNIISLLFMHITQKKTDIAILKSLGMTDGTIAQIFMMIGFIIALLGSITGLTLAAIAGLLLQRYPFITLPDVYYVSHLPIALEMHIFILVFFIAIILSCIATWIPVRTTRTIEIATILRFDA